The DNA sequence GGTCTGGCCCTCCTGCACCACCAGGTGGCGGCGCGCCGCCCACTCCTCGACCCGCCCGAGCCCGGTGAAGCGGACGCGCTCCACCAGGTAGGCGCGGGCCGGGATGGCGGTGGGCGCTGCGCCCGCGGCGGACTCGTCCTCGGCCGGGTCACCCGCGCCGGCCGAGCCCGGGTCCGGATCGGCACCGGCCGCGCCCTCCCCGGGCGCCGGGGTCGCCGGGAGGGCGGCGCCAGGCGGCGGCGCGCCTCCGACGGCCGCGGGCTCGATGGCGCCGGGCCGGCCAGGGGCGGCGGCGAGCAGGAGCGCGGCGAGGGCGGCGGCGAGCGGGCGCATGGCGTGATTCTAGCCCCGGTCGCGCCCGGAGGTGCCTGCCATTCGCCCTCCGGTGAAGGAGCGCGGCGGGGGGACGGCTAGAGCGCGCCGCAGGCCAGCCAGGTCCCCAGCAGCGCCCGCTCCGCCTCGGTGGGGCCCGGGATCGGCGCCGGCGGCATGGCGGAGTTGGTCCCGGCCGGCCCCTTGGCGGCGAGCTGATCGATGAGGGCCGCGTGCTCGCGGATGACGGCGATCAGGTCGAAGTTGGCGTGTTGCGGGGCGCCCTGCCGGGCCGCGCCGGTCAGGGCGGAGGCGTGGCAGGTGGTGCAGTGGGTGGAGAAGAAGGTGGCGCCGAAGCTGGCCGGCTCGGCGCCGCCGTCGCCGCCGCCCGTGTAGCGCAGCGTGGACCCGCCGGACGGACAGGTGGCGCCGCTGGTGGGCTGGTCGACGGGCGCGTCCGAGCCACCGCCGCAGGCGCCGAGGAGCAAGGCGAAGGCGGCGAGGATCGGGCGGGTGGCGTGCAGCGAGGGGCGGGACATGTGGCCTCCGGTGGGAAGGGTGCCCCGTGAGGACCCTCGGACCGGACTGGCCGCCCGCCCCAGGTGGGCGGGCCCAGGAGGGTCACCCCAGCCGCCGCAGCGTCACGTAGGCCTGGAGCGCCTCCAGGTCGAGCGGGTCGGCCGCCAGGGCCGCCTCGTAGGAGGCCAGCGCCGCCGGGTCGTTCTTCAGCTTGCGGGCCACCTGCGCCCGGGCCAGGTGGGCCTGGGCCTCCCGCTCCTTGCCGGGGTGGTCGGCCAGGTAGGCGCGCCGGCGCGCCTCGATGACCGCGTGCGGCAGGCCGGCGGCCACGCAGCGGGCCACGCCGCGGAAGTTGCCGCGCGGGGCGTCGTAGCGGAGCCGCTCGGCCGGCGTGGAGAGGTTCTGCTGGGCCAGGTCGAGCCGGGCCAGCAGCGCGGTGGCCCGGGCGTGCTGGTCGGGCCCCTCGGGCCGGGCGCGGATGGCCTCGAGCGCGGCGCGCAGCTCGCGGGCGGCGCGCCGCACCTCGGAGAACTCGGCGTCGTCGGCCAGGCCCAGCAGGCCGTAGTGGGAGGCCACCGGCCGCGCCTCCAGCTGGCGCAGCCGCTCGGCGGGAAGGGTGGGGGCCGGCGCCTGCGGCCGCGGGCCGGCCCGGGTGGCGTCGGCCAGGTCGGTCAGCGCGGCCCGCTGCTCCGGCGTCAGGTCGACCAGCTGCACGGCGAAGCCCGGCGCCATCTTCCACTGCGCCGCGTCGGCCGGAGTGACGTGGCGCACCACCTCGCCGACCAGGGCCACCTTGGCCCGCAGCGCCGGGTGGGCCACGGTGAGCTGGACCCGCCCGAGCAGCGGCGGGAGGTCGCCCTCGGCCCTGACGAAGAGGCCGGCGCGCGTCACCTCGGCGGCCGACAGCAGCCGCGGGGCGGCGCCGCCGAGCAGCTCCACCTGCACCTCGGGCAGCGCCGGCGCCGGCGGTGGCGCAGCGGCGGGCGCCGCCGGGTGGGCGGGTCCGGGTGGGGCGGGCGCGGCGGCGGCGGCCGGGCCGGGGGACGGAGGATCCGCCCGGACCGCGGGCGCGGCGACGGGCGGAGGTGGGGCCGGGACGAGGGGAGGACTGGCCGCCGGGATGGGCGGGGCGGGGGGGGACACCACGGCGGCCGCGGCGGGGCCGGGAACCGGGCGGACGGAGGCCGGCTCGAGCGCGGTCGCCTCCAGCCGGTCCTGGATGGCGCGCAGCGCCGCGCCGACCGAGGCCATGTCGGCGGGGCGGGCCGCCGGGGCCTTCTCCAGCATGCTCAGCACCAGCCGCTCCAGCTCCGGATCCACGCCGGCCGCCACCTCGGAGGGCGCCGGCGGCCGCTGCTGCAGGTGGGCCAGCAGGAGCTGGGTGACGGTGCGCCCCTGGAAGGGCAGGCGGCCGGTGAAGAGCTCGTAGGCGATCACCCCGAGCGCGTAGACGTCGGTGCGGGCGTCGATGGTGCCGTCGTCGCACTGCTCCGGGGCCATGTACTCGGGCGTGCCGACGATGAGGCCGGACTGCGTATCGGCGGCGGCGGCGCCGCCGGCCGCGTTGCGCAGCTTGGCGATGCCGAAGTCCACCAGCTTGACGAAGTCCTTCTTGCCGGCGCGCGCCACCAGGAAGACGTTGTCCGGCTTCAGGTCGCGGTGGACCACGCCCCGCTCGTGGGCGCACTGCAGGGCGTCGCAGAGCTGCTGCAGGACGTCGAGCGCGGCGCGCGGCTCCAGGCGGCCCTGGCGGGCGCGCGCCGTCAAGGTGACGCCGTCCAGGTACTCCATGACGAAGTAGTACCGGTTGGGCGGGAGCAGGCTGAGGTCGTAGATGGCCACGATGTTCTCGTGGCCGATGAGGTTGACCGCCCGCGCCTCGTCGTAGAAGCGGGAGACCACCTGCGGGTTCTCGGCGAGGGACTCGTGGAGGAACTTGACCGCCACCTTGCTGCCGATGACCGGGTGCTCGGCCAGGTAGACGGTGCCCATGCCGCCCCGGCCGAGCAGCCGGACCACCTTGAACGAGCCGACCTGCGAGCCCACCAGGAGGTCGGGGGCCGGCCCGGCCGCCGCGGCCGGCGGCGCGCCGTCCGAGCCGAGGAGGAGGGTGCGGGGGCTGGCGAACGGGTCGTCGCCGGGGACCAGCGGCTGGTCCGCCGGCGGGTCGACGATCTGGGGCGCCGCGGGGCGCTCCATCACCACGGTCCGAGCGAGCCTGGGGCAGGAGGAACCTGCGCCATGCGCTCCCCCGCACAGGGGGCAGGTGATGTCGCCCCCATCGCCGGGGGCGCCCGGTCCATCCACGTTCGCTCCGGAGCTGAAAAAATGAGAGCGTAGCAGAGAAGGGCACCTCGGCCGAATCCGCTTGACGCCTGCCGCAGAAGGCTGCTTCTACCCAGCGAACCACCATGCCAGACAAGAAGATCAAGAAGGCGTCGGTCGCGCGCAAGGCCTCCGTGGCCGGGCTGAAGACCGCTGCGGCGAAGAAGGCTGCGCAGAAGGCGACCGGCAAGAAGAAGGCCGCACCGAAGACGCCAGCGCCGACGAAGGCCGCGCCGAGGAAGGCTGCCCCGAAGCAGGCCGCTCCGAAGAAGGCCGCGCCGACGAAGGCCGCCCCGACCAAGGCCGCCCCCACGAAGGCCGCTCCGAAGAAGGCCGCACCGACCAAGGCCGCTCCGATCAAGGCCGAACCGACGAAGGCCGCCCCGACGAAGGTCGCGCCGACCAAGGCCGCCCCGACGAAGGTCGCCCCGACGAAGGCCGCTCCGACGAAGGCCGCTCCGACGAAGGCCGCTCCGACGAAGGCCGCCCCGACGAAGGCCGCCCCGACGAAGGCCGCCCCGACGAAGGCCGCCCCGACGAAGGCCGCCCCGACCAAGGCCGCGCCACGGACCAGGAAGGCCCCGTCCGCGGAGCGGGCTGCCGCTCCGCCGGCCGGCACCGCCTCCGAGGGCTTCTTCGTGGCCCGGGTCGCCGGCGAGGACGCGGTCCGCGACGCGCCGCGCCCGATGCTGGAGGGGGCCTTCGAGGAGGAGGCCGTCCCCGAGGCGCCCGACGACGAGGGGCTCGGCGACCTGCCCTGGACCTACGGCGACGACACGCTGGTGGCGCTGCCCCGCGATCCGCAGACGCTCTTCCTCTACTGGGACCACGCCCACGCCACGCTGGCAGGCGGCTTCGACGGGCTGGACCACCCGCGCGCCCAGGTCTGGCTCTTCGTCCTGGGCGCCGGCTGGGAGCGGGTGCGGGTCATCGAATTCGCCCTCGAGGCCCGCGGCTACTACGTCCACGACCTCGAGCCGGGGCGGACCTACCGGGCCGAGATCCACCTGGTGGACCGGCGCGGGCAGGAGCGCCTGCTGACCCAGGGCTCGAACCCGACCGCGCTGCCGGCGGTGGGACCGTCGCCGGTGGTGGACGACCGCTTCGTCGCCATCCCGTGGGACCTGCCGCTGCCCACGCTCGTGGGCGCCGGCGCGCCCGGCGGGCCGTTCCCCGAGTCGCTGCGGGCGCTGCTGGCCCGGCTGTCGGACTGGGGCCGCTTCCAGGTGGGCGGGGCGGGCCGCGGCGCGGGCGGGGTGGGCGGGCGGCCCACGTCGCCGCCGGGAGGAGGCGGGCAGGGGGCCCGGCCCAGCTCGCCGTCGTCGCCGTTCGGCCCGTTCGACGGCGGGGGGCGCTAGATGGCCACCGAGCCGAGGGGCTACGTCGCCCTGCACCTGCACGCCCACCTGCCGTTCGTCCGGCACCCGGAGCACGAGGACTTCCTCGAGGAGGACTGGCTCTACGAGGCCATCAGCGAGACCTACCTGCCGCTGCTGCGGGTCTTCGACCGGGCGGCCGACGAGGGGATCCCGTTCCGCATCTCGCTGACCATGTCACCGCCGCTGGTGGCCATGCTGCGCGACGAGCTGCTGATGAGCCGGTACGCCCGGCGCCTCGACAAGCTCTGCGAGCTGGCCGCCAAGGAGGCCCACCGCACCCGCAACGACCCGACCTTCAACGGGCTGGCCCGCCACTACCAGCACGAGTTCGGCGAGCTGCGCACGCTCTTCCACGACCGCTACCACCGCGACCTGGTGGCGGCCTTCCGGCGGCTGGAGGAGGCCGGGCGGCTGGAGCTGCTCACCTGCGGCGCCACCCACGGCTTCCTGCCGCTCATGCAGCAGTACCCGGAGGCGGTGCGGGCCCAGATCGCCGTGGCCGCCACCCACCACCGGCGCCACTTCGGCAAGGACCCGGTGGGCATCTGGCTGCCCGAGTGCGGCTACTTCCCCGGCGTCGAGGCCGTGCTGGCCGAGCAGAACATCCGCTACTTCTTCGTGGACACCCACGGGGTCACCGACGCCACGCCCCGGCCGCGCTACGGGGTCTACGCCCCCATCTACACGCCCTCCGGGCCGGCCGCCTTCGCGCGCGACCCCGAGTCGTCGATGCAGGTCTGGAGCGCGGAGTCGGGCTACCCGGGCGACCCGGACTACCGAGAGTTCTACCGGGACGTCGGCTGGGACCTCGACTTCGAGCACGTCAAGGACTACGTGCAGCCGACCGGCGCCCGCAAGAACGTGGGCATCAAGTACTTCCGCATCACCGGCAAGACCGCCCACAAGGAGCCCTACTCGCCGCAGCGGGCGGCCGAGCGGGCCGCGGCCCACGCCGGCAACTTCATGTACAACCGCGAGCGGCAGGTGGAGCACCTGGCCGCCTCCATGGGCGGGGTCCGGCCCATCGTGGTCTCGCCCTACGACGCCGAGCTCTACGGCCACTGGTGGTACGAGGGGCCGCAGTTCATCGACTACCTCATCCGCAAGGTGGCCTTCGACCAGAAGGTCTTCAAGCTGGCCACCCCGGGCGACTACCTGCGGGAGAACCCGGAGCAGCAGCTGGCCACCCCGCCGCTCTGCTCCTGGGGCGCCGGCGGCTACGCCGGGGTGTGGCTCGACGGCTCCAACGACTGGATCTACCGGCACCTGCACAAGGCGGCCGAGCGGATGATCGCCCTGGCCCGCGACTACCGGCAGCCGGGCCCGCTGGAGCAGCGCGCCCTCAACCAGGCGGCCCGCGAGCTGCTGCTGGCGCAGTCCTCCGACTGGGCCTTCATCATGAAGACCGGCACCATGGTGGAGTACGCCATCCGGCGCACCAAGGAGCACGTGCTGCGCTTCACCCGGCTGCACGACCAGCTGCGCGCCGGCCAGGTCGACGAGACCTGGCTGGCCCACGTGGAGGGGAAGGACAACCTCTTCCCGGAGCTCGACTACCGCGTCTACCAGCCGCGGTAGGCCGCGGCCGCCCGCCCCGGGGCCCCACCGGGGCGCGGCCGCCGCCGCGGGCGTGCGCTAGCCTCGGGCATGGCCCAGACCAGCGCCGACCGCTTCGCTGCCCACGCCCTCGACCTCTTCGCCCCGCTCGGTCCGGGCGTCACGGCGCGGCGCATGTTCGGCGGGCTCGGCTTCTACGCCGCCGGCCGCTTCTTCGCGGTGGGCGACCAGGACGAGGGGCGGCTCTACCTCAAGGTGGACGACCTCACCCGGCCTGCCTTCGAGGCCGCGGGCGGGCAGCCGTTCACCTACACGATGCCCGGCCAGGCGGTCGCGACCATGGCCTACCTCACGCCGCCCGACGCGGCGCTCGAGGACCCGGAGGCGATGCTGCCGTGGGCCCGGCTGGCGCTCGAGGCGGCCGGTCGCGCCGCCGCGGCCAAGGCGGCCAGGGCTGCCAAGAAGCCCAGGGCTGCCAAGAAGCCCAGGGCCGCCAAGAAGCCCAGGGTCGCCAAGGGGGCCTCCGCCCGCAGGCCGCCTGCCTCGCGGCGCCGCCGCTGACTACCCCCTGCCCGCCGCCGCGGCGACCTGCTTGGCCAGGAAGCGGGTCTCGATGCGCCCGCGGTCGCCGCCCGGGTGCAGGGTCAGCGTCAGGCCGGAGGGGCCAGGCGAGGCCAGCGCCGCGATGGCCTTCTGCAGCCCCAGCTCGGCCACCCGCTTGCCCCCCAGCGCCACCACCAGATCCCCGGCCGCCACGCCGGCGCGGTGCAGGCCGCGCCCGGGGGTCACCGACAGCACCCGCAGCAGCGCCCCGCTCGGCACCACCCAGGTGCCGCCCCGCGCCTGCAGGACGACGTCGGCGGCGCCCCGCTCCAGCAGCCAGCGCGCCAGCTGCTTGTCCAGGTCGAGGATGTGGCTGGTCAGCCACTGGATCATCCAGCCGCCGATGAGCTCGCTCATCCCCTCGGTCAGCCCGTCGAGGTCGTAGTCGAAGCGCAGCCGGCCGAAGGCGCGCACGAAGCCGGCGTGGGCCTCGCGGTGGCGCTCGGCCCCCGGGTAGGCGGCCGCCTCCATCATCCGCTCCTCGGTGTCGAAGTGGCTGACGGCGTAGTCGCCGAGGAAGTCGAGGAGCCGCCCGACGGCCGAGGGGTCGGAGGCGAGGGCCCCGAGCAGCCGGTCCACCTGGATGATCAGCTCCTTGTGCTGCGCGTCGATCTCCGCCACCCCGGTGGCGAAGCCATCGGACCAGGTCAGACCCATGGTCATCCCCCCTGCGAGCCCCCCCGGGGCCACGGCGCCGCCCGTCCGCGAGCCCCCCCGGCCCGCCGCGCGCGGCTGCTGCGGCAGGGAGTTTGCCAGCCTCCCGGCCCGGCGGGGAAGCGACGCGCCGACCCGGGCGTTCTCGCGTTGACGGGGGAGGGGCCACCCGCATACCCTCCGCCAGCCCTTTCCCCCGTGGAATTCAAGAGATGGACCAAAAGACCCCCACCGCAGACGACCTCGGCGCGACCGAGCGCGAGATCATCGCCACCCGCCGGGAGAAGGCCGAGGCCCTCCGGGCGCTGGGGGTGAACCCCTTCGGCAACGGGGTGTCCCCGGCCCACCTGGCCGCCGACCTGCACGCCCGCTACGGCGAGCAGCCGGCCGACGAGATCGCCAGGGACCCCGGCGCCTGGTCGGTGGCCGGCCGGGTGCTGGCGGTCCGCAGCTTCGGCAAGGCGGCCTTCCTCAAGGTCCAGGACCGCACCGGCACCATCCAGGTATGGGTGAAGAAGGACAAGGTCGGGGAGCGCGGCTTCGAGGTCTTCAAGCTCCTGGACGTGGGCGACATCGTGGCGGCCGAGGGGCCCGCCACCCGCACCAAGACCGGCGAGCTCACCGTGGAGGCGGCCACCTTCACCATCCTCACCAAGGCCACCCGCCCGCTGCCGGAGAAGTGGCACGGCCTCACCGACGTGGAGCAGCGCTACCGGCAGCGCTACGTGGACCTGGTGGTCACGCCCGGCGTGCGCGAGACCTTCGTCAAGCGCGCCCGCATCGTCTCCACCATCCGGCGCTTCCTGGACGGGCGCGGCTACCTGGAGGTGGAGACCCCCACCCTGCACAAGCCGGAGGAGGCCGGCGGCGCGGCGGCCCGGCCCTTCCAGACCCACCACAACGCGCTCGACCTCGACCTCAAGCTGCGCATCGCCACCGAGCTGCACCTCAAGCGGCTGGTGGTGGGCGGGCTGGACCGCGTCTACGAGATCGGCCGCATCTGGCGCAACGAGGGGATCGACCGGCGCCACAACCCGGAGTTCACCTCCATCGAGTTCTACCAGGCCTTCGCCACCCACGAGGACCTGATGGCCCTCACCGAGCAGCTCTTCCACGAGCTGGCGGTGCAGGTGGCCGGGGCGCCGACCATCACCTTCCAGGGGCAGGCCATCGACCTCACCCCGCCGTTCCCGCGCGTCTCCATGCTGGCGGAGGGGGCGCGCGCCCTGGGGCTCTCGCCGGAGGACGCCCTGGCCGGCCGCGGCCTGGCCGAGGCGCTGGGCCGCGCCGCCGCCCGCGAGAACGACTCGGCGGACGCCTGGAAGCTGGAGCAGGCGGCCAAGCGGACCCCCGGCGAGATCATCGCGGTGGCCTTCGAGGTCTTCTGCGAGCGCCAGCTGCCGAAGGACCGCCCGGCCTTCGTGGTGGACTTCCCGCTGGAGACCTCGCCGCTGTCGCGCCGGCGCGACGCCGACCCCCGCCTGGTGGACCGCTTCGAGCTCTTCGTGGCCGGCATGGAGCTGGCCAACGCCTTCTCCGAGCTCAACGACCCGGCCGACCAGCGGGCCCGCTTCGAGGCCCAGGCCCGGGCCAAGGCGGCCGGCGACGACGAGGCCATGCCCTTCGACGAGGACTTCGTGCGGGCCCTGGAGCACGGCATGCCGCCCACCGCCGGCGAGGGCATCGGCATCGACCGCCTCACCATGCTGCTGACCGACTCGGCGTCCATCCGCGACGTCATCCTCTTCCCGCTGCTCAAGACCCGCGAGTGAGCGGAGGGGCCGGACCGCAGGGGCGCCCGGGCGCCGACGACCTCCACGCCGACCACCCGGTCGCCCCGGTCTTCTCCACCCGCGCCTTCCTGCTGGTGCTGGTGGGGGTGGTGGTGGCGGGCGCCGGCGCCCCGGTGCTGCACGCGGCGCTGGCCGCCCGGGGTGGCCTGCCGGCCGGGCTGGCCACCGGCCTGGCCGCGGGGGGCGCGGGGCTGGTCGGCGCGGCCTTCGGCGCCGCGGCGGCGCTGGTGGGGCGGCGCCTGGCCTTCTACGAGGTGACGGCGGCCGGCCTGCTCTGGACCGCCACGGTGGCGCTGCGGGTGGCGGTGCTGCCGCTGTCGCGCGGCGGCCCGGCGGGCCTGGAGGGGCTGGAGGCGCAGGGCACCCTGGTGGTGGTGCTGGGGCTGCTCTCGGCGGGGGTGCTGGCGGCGGTGGCGGTCTTCATCGGCGCCACCCTGGCCTACCTGCTGGCCGGCTCGGGCCGCCTCGACGCCTCGCTCTCCTTCGAGCTCTACGTGGCGCGCAGCCACCTGCGCCTGTCCCCGCGCACCCTGCTCGGGCTCTTCCTGCTGTGCGTCACCGGGGTGCTGCCCGGCCTGCTGATCCTGCTGGTCCGCTCCCTGGTGGCCGACGCCGCCGAGCGGCGCGCCGAGCGGCGCGGGCTGCTGCACGCCCGGGCCCGCCTGCCGGCCACGCTGCTCATGACCCTCATCTCCATCGGCGGGGTGGCCATCGGGGTGTGGGCGCTCACCGTGGTGCTGTCGGTCATGAGCGGCTTCGAGGCCGACCTGAAGCACAAGATCCTGGGCCACAACGCCCACGGCATGGTGATGAAGTACGGCCAGAACGACTTCACCGACTGGCGCGAGGCGCGCGAGAAGGTGCGCGGCGTCCCGGGCGTGGTGGGGGCCACCCCCTTCCTCTACAACGAGGTGATGATCGCGGCCGGCCAGAACCTGACCGGCGCGGTGGTCAAGGGCATCGACCCGGCCACCATCGGCACCGTCACCGACCTGCCGGCCGCGGTGGAGGAGGGCGAGCTGGCCTGGCTCTCCGAGCCCACCCGGGTGCCCATCTCGCCGGTGCGCGACGCCGCGGCGCCGCCCCCGGCCGGCCCGCTGCCGGCCATCGTCATCGGGCGCGAGCTGGCCCGCAGCCTGCGGGTCTTCGTGGGCGACCAGGTCAGCGTGGTCTCGCCCTTCGGCGACCTCGGGCCGGCCGGCCCGCAGCCCAAGAGCCGCCTCTTCCGGGTGGCCGCCCTCTTCTACAGCGGCATGTACGAGTACGACGCCAAGTTCGCCTACCTGGAGCTGGCCGAGGCGCAGCGCTTCTTCGCCACCGGCGACGCCGTCACCGGCCTGGAGCTCAAGGTGAAGGACGTCGACGCGGCGCGCGGCGTGCTGGCGCGGGTCCAGGCCGCGCTGGGCGGCTACCCCTACCGCACCAAGGACTGGGGCGAGCTCAACCGCAACCTCTTCTCCGCCCTGCAGATGGAGAAGCTGGTGATGGCGGTGATCCTGGGCTTCATCGTGCTGGTGGCCAGCTTCATCATCGTGGCCACCCTGATCATGCTGGTGCTGGAGAAGACCCGCGAGATCGCGGTGCTCAAGTCGATGGGCGCCGGGGTGCCGGGCATCATGAAGATCTTCGTGGCCGAGGGGCTGACCATCGGCGCGGTGGGCACCTTCTTCGGCCTGGTGCTGGGGCTCGGCACCTGCCTGCTGGTGGACCGGGTGGGCATCCCGCTCGACCCGGAGGTCTACTACATCTCCAACCTGCCGGTGCTCATGGACCCCGGGCAGTTCGGCCTGGTGGCGCTCATGAGCGTGGCGCTGGCGTTCCTGGCCACCATCTACCCGGCCACCAAGGCCGCCCGGCTCAGGCCGGTCGACGGCCTGCGGAGCGAGTGATGGGCGCCCCCTTCGTCAGCGTGCAGGGGCTCGGCAAGACCTACCTGATGGGCGGCCGCCGCCTGGAGGTGCTGCGCGGCATCGACCTCACCATCGAGGCCGGCGAGCTGGTGGCGCTGACCGGGCCCTCCGGGGCCGGCAAGAGCACCTTCCTGCACGTGCTCGGCACCCTCGACGCGCCCAGCGCCGGCCGGGTGCTCTTCGACGGGGTGGACGTCTTCGCCCGCGGCGAGGAGGACCTGGCCACCTTCCGCAACGGCACGGTGGGCTTCGTCTTCCAGAGCCACCACCTGCTGCCCGAGTTCACCGCGCTGGAGAACGCCATGATGCCGGCGCTCATCCGCCGGGTGCCGCGCGCCGAGGCGGCGACGCGGGCGGCCGAGGTGCTGGCGCTGGTGGGCCTGGCCGACCGGCAGGGCCACCGGCCCGGCGAGCTCTCCGGCGGGGAGCAGCAGCGGGTGGCGCTGGCCCGGGCCCTCTGCCTCTCGCCCCGCCTGCTGCTGGCCGACGAGCCCACCGGCAACCTCGACCCGCGCACCGCCGAGGGCATCCACGCCCTGCTCTACGACCTGAACGCCCGCCTCGGGGTCACCGCCGTGGTGGTCACCCACAACGAGCGGCTGGCCGACGCGCTGCCGCGCCGCCTGCGCCTGGCGGCGGGGCGCCTGGAGTGAGAAACCCTTTGAGCCTCCGCGACCTTTGCACTAGATTCCGCCGTTCCGTGGAGCCCCGACCCCGCCGCGTCCGGCCGCTGGCCGCCGCCCTGGCCCTCGCCCTGCTGGCGCCGGTGGCCCTGGCCGAGGACGCGCCGCGCGTCGCCGAGGTGGTGGTGGAGGGGAACCGCCGCGTCGAGGGCGACGCGGTGCGCGCCCTGGTGACCCGCAAGGGCAGCCCGGTGGAGATGGCCCGCCTCGACAACGACCTGCGCGCCCTCATGAAGCTCGGCTTCTTCGAGGACGTGGTGGTGGAGCTGGCCGGTCCGCCCGAGCGCCCGGTGCTGGTCTACCGGGTGGTGGAGCGGCGCACCGTCAAGGAGGCCACCATCGTCGGCAACGAGGCCCTCTCCAGCGAGGACCTCAAGGACACCGTCGAGGTGAAGCCCTTCTCGATGCTGGACCCGGTGGCCATCCGCAAGGACGTGAAGAAGATCCAGGAGAAGTACGTCGAGAAGGGGTACTTCCTGGCCGAGGTGACCTCCCGGGTGGAGCCGCTGCCCGACGACCAGGTGGCGGTGCGCTACCTGGTGGACGAGAAGGCCAAGGTGGAGGTGCGGGAGATCCGCTTCGTGGGCAACCGCAAGGTGACCAGCGCCACCCTCAAGGCCTCGATGCTGACCCAGGAGGGCAGCCTGATGGCGCTGCTCTCCTCCGGCGGCACCTACCGCGAGGACATGTTCCAGCGCGACCTGGCGGTCCTCTCCGGCGTCTACCTGGACCTGGGCTACATCAACGCCAAGATCGGCAAGCCGGCGGTGGCCCTCTCGCCCGACAAGCGCGGCCTCTTCGTCAGCATCCCGGTGGAGGAGGGCGAGCAGTTCACGGTGGGCAAGCTGGAGTTCGCCGGCGACCTGATGGGCCAGGAGGGCAAGCTGCGGCTGCTGCTGCAGTCGCGCTCCGGCGAGCTCTTCGCCCGCAGCCGCATCGGCGCCGACCTCTTCGCGGTGGGCGACGTCTTCAAGGACCTGGGCTACGCCTACGCCAACGTCACCCCGCTCACCGCCCTGGACCCGGCGCGCCGCATCGTCGACATCACCTTCGAGGTGGCGCCCGGCCTGAAGTGCCGCTTCGAGCGCATCGACGTCATCGGCAACGACAAGACCCGCGACAAGGTGGTGCGCCGCGAGCTGCGCATCTACGAGGGCGAGACCTTCGGCGGCACGGCCCTCAAGATCTCCAAGGCGCGCGTCACCGCCCTGGGCTTCTTCGAGACGGTGGAGATCACCACCGCCAGGGGCAGCGCCGAGGACCTGATCGTGGCCACGGTGGAGATCAAGGAGAAGGCCACCGGCTCCTTCCAGCTGGGGGCCGGCTACTCCTCCTACGAGAACTTCATCCTGACCGGGCAGATCTCCCAGCAGAACTTCCTGGGCTGGGGCCAGACC is a window from the Anaeromyxobacter sp. genome containing:
- a CDS encoding ABC transporter ATP-binding protein; this translates as MGAPFVSVQGLGKTYLMGGRRLEVLRGIDLTIEAGELVALTGPSGAGKSTFLHVLGTLDAPSAGRVLFDGVDVFARGEEDLATFRNGTVGFVFQSHHLLPEFTALENAMMPALIRRVPRAEAATRAAEVLALVGLADRQGHRPGELSGGEQQRVALARALCLSPRLLLADEPTGNLDPRTAEGIHALLYDLNARLGVTAVVVTHNERLADALPRRLRLAAGRLE
- the lysS gene encoding lysine--tRNA ligase; translation: MDQKTPTADDLGATEREIIATRREKAEALRALGVNPFGNGVSPAHLAADLHARYGEQPADEIARDPGAWSVAGRVLAVRSFGKAAFLKVQDRTGTIQVWVKKDKVGERGFEVFKLLDVGDIVAAEGPATRTKTGELTVEAATFTILTKATRPLPEKWHGLTDVEQRYRQRYVDLVVTPGVRETFVKRARIVSTIRRFLDGRGYLEVETPTLHKPEEAGGAAARPFQTHHNALDLDLKLRIATELHLKRLVVGGLDRVYEIGRIWRNEGIDRRHNPEFTSIEFYQAFATHEDLMALTEQLFHELAVQVAGAPTITFQGQAIDLTPPFPRVSMLAEGARALGLSPEDALAGRGLAEALGRAAARENDSADAWKLEQAAKRTPGEIIAVAFEVFCERQLPKDRPAFVVDFPLETSPLSRRRDADPRLVDRFELFVAGMELANAFSELNDPADQRARFEAQARAKAAGDDEAMPFDEDFVRALEHGMPPTAGEGIGIDRLTMLLTDSASIRDVILFPLLKTRE
- the bamA gene encoding outer membrane protein assembly factor BamA — translated: MEPRPRRVRPLAAALALALLAPVALAEDAPRVAEVVVEGNRRVEGDAVRALVTRKGSPVEMARLDNDLRALMKLGFFEDVVVELAGPPERPVLVYRVVERRTVKEATIVGNEALSSEDLKDTVEVKPFSMLDPVAIRKDVKKIQEKYVEKGYFLAEVTSRVEPLPDDQVAVRYLVDEKAKVEVREIRFVGNRKVTSATLKASMLTQEGSLMALLSSGGTYREDMFQRDLAVLSGVYLDLGYINAKIGKPAVALSPDKRGLFVSIPVEEGEQFTVGKLEFAGDLMGQEGKLRLLLQSRSGELFARSRIGADLFAVGDVFKDLGYAYANVTPLTALDPARRIVDITFEVAPGLKCRFERIDVIGNDKTRDKVVRRELRIYEGETFGGTALKISKARVTALGFFETVEITTARGSAEDLIVATVEIKEKATGSFQLGAGYSSYENFILTGQISQQNFLGWGQTLSLQIQWSSLRQLGQLQFVEPYFLDTKWTFAFDVYATESFYTTFTRRAVGGNVTWGYELNGLARYWPFARHLEDMRVFGTYKNEYVAVAGTALATGLADSIRSGTTSSLTLAWQWDRRDNRIFPTSGFFASASAELAPPALAPSGLFGDQVNLFTRYNVDVRLYRPVIWGLVARAKLTLGLIRSWDSTEKLPISELFYLGGINSVRGYRFLSISPTTLAPCNPADPASGTCEVAVGGNKQAILNLELEFPLSGGAGIKGVVFADAGNSFPAGAWSDPAVRFSLYRSVGFGFRWFSPIGPLRFEWGIPIDRRKDKNTGAYIDQPLDFQFTIGNFF
- a CDS encoding ABC transporter permease encodes the protein MSGGAGPQGRPGADDLHADHPVAPVFSTRAFLLVLVGVVVAGAGAPVLHAALAARGGLPAGLATGLAAGGAGLVGAAFGAAAALVGRRLAFYEVTAAGLLWTATVALRVAVLPLSRGGPAGLEGLEAQGTLVVVLGLLSAGVLAAVAVFIGATLAYLLAGSGRLDASLSFELYVARSHLRLSPRTLLGLFLLCVTGVLPGLLILLVRSLVADAAERRAERRGLLHARARLPATLLMTLISIGGVAIGVWALTVVLSVMSGFEADLKHKILGHNAHGMVMKYGQNDFTDWREAREKVRGVPGVVGATPFLYNEVMIAAGQNLTGAVVKGIDPATIGTVTDLPAAVEEGELAWLSEPTRVPISPVRDAAAPPPAGPLPAIVIGRELARSLRVFVGDQVSVVSPFGDLGPAGPQPKSRLFRVAALFYSGMYEYDAKFAYLELAEAQRFFATGDAVTGLELKVKDVDAARGVLARVQAALGGYPYRTKDWGELNRNLFSALQMEKLVMAVILGFIVLVASFIIVATLIMLVLEKTREIAVLKSMGAGVPGIMKIFVAEGLTIGAVGTFFGLVLGLGTCLLVDRVGIPLDPEVYYISNLPVLMDPGQFGLVALMSVALAFLATIYPATKAARLRPVDGLRSE